The sequence CGATGACACGATGATCGACAGAAAGTGTCAGGGTCATGGTTTTACCAGGTATGATCTTTCCATTTTGAATAACGGGAACCTCTTGAATTCCTCCGACTGCTAGAATAGCCGATTGAGGAGGATTGAGAATCGCTTGAAAATGAGAGACTCCATACATTCCCAAATTGGAAATTGTAAAAGATCCTCCTTTATATTCCTGCGGTTCCAGCTTTCCCTCTCTGGCTTTTTGAGCCAAGGAGCGAATTTCAACGGAAAGCTCTCCCAAATTTTTAAAATCGGCATGGCGAACAATAGGAGTAATGAGCCCACTTTCCATGCTCACAGCAATGGCAATATCAATTGTTTGGAATTGAATAATCGTTTGATTAGCCGAATTAAATCCTGTATTAATTTTGGGATGTTGCTTCAATGCCAGCGCGCAAGCGCGAACAATAAAATCATTGACCGATACTTTGATTTGGTTATTTTTAAGCTGTTCCCGTAGATCAACAAGAGCATCTGCCAAGATAGTATGCGTCACATAGAAATGAGGGATAAAAGACTTGGATTCCTGAAGCCTTTGCCCAATGACTTTACGCATAGGAGATAAAGGTTGCTCTTCATAGCTTCCGGCAGGCCGTTGAGGGCTCTCACGTCGGCCAAAGTTAACGATACCGGCCGCGGGCTGCGCCTTTTCCAGATCCCGGCTCATAATGCGCCTATTAGGGCCTGTGCCTTTAATCGTTGTCAGGTCTAATCCTTTTTCTTTAGCGAGTTTTTTTGCCAAAGGAGAAGCTAAAATGCGCTTTTCCAATGTTTCTGTAGGAAATTCAAAGGTATAATTTTCTAAAGGGGGCTCCGGAGTAAAAACTGGTTGCTGTAAGGCCGCTCCTTTACGCTTTTCAGGCTCTTCCGCTTTTCCCTCTACTTTCTGTCCTTCAGATACACTTTCTTTCTTCGGCTCTTCAGCAGATTCGGACGGCAATTGCGGCGGCTGATAGCCTTCAAAGCTCTCTTTTTCATCTGCGGTTAAAACAGCGATTGCTTGGTTAACCACCGCTTCTTGTCCTTCATTGACAAGGATTTGACGAAGCCAGCCTTCATCTAGCGCATTATGTTCAACTGTTGCCTTATCGGTGGCAACTTCGAATAAAAGGTCGCCCGGTTGAATAAAATCGCCTACTT is a genomic window of Candidatus Protochlamydia phocaeensis containing:
- a CDS encoding pyruvate dehydrogenase complex dihydrolipoamide acetyltransferase yields the protein MPFALTMPKLSPTMEEGTIVKWHKKVGDFIQPGDLLFEVATDKATVEHNALDEGWLRQILVNEGQEAVVNQAIAVLTADEKESFEGYQPPQLPSESAEEPKKESVSEGQKVEGKAEEPEKRKGAALQQPVFTPEPPLENYTFEFPTETLEKRILASPLAKKLAKEKGLDLTTIKGTGPNRRIMSRDLEKAQPAAGIVNFGRRESPQRPAGSYEEQPLSPMRKVIGQRLQESKSFIPHFYVTHTILADALVDLREQLKNNQIKVSVNDFIVRACALALKQHPKINTGFNSANQTIIQFQTIDIAIAVSMESGLITPIVRHADFKNLGELSVEIRSLAQKAREGKLEPQEYKGGSFTISNLGMYGVSHFQAILNPPQSAILAVGGIQEVPVIQNGKIIPGKTMTLTLSVDHRVIDGVEAAVFLQTLKNLLENPGILLI